A segment of the Elaeis guineensis isolate ETL-2024a chromosome 6, EG11, whole genome shotgun sequence genome:
TAAATTGCGATTAAGAGCAATGATGTCAGCTTATGAAGAAGCCAGTTTAAATTAGGAGACCGAAAAGACAAGAAAGAGACCACCAAGTAAAAGCTAAGCCGCAAgtcataattatatataatattgaaTCCAAGAGTTCCTTCTTATTCATGCAGCTGTCCTTTAATTGTTTCATGGAAAGAGAGGTTCTACATCACAAAACCATAGAGGCAAGGACTGCATATATAAAGGGAACACGCTGCTACCTCACTCCCACATGAATACCACTGGGCTTTTCACCTGATGGACGTCGTTCTCCCATATGATGTACCCATACTCCATCTCACCTGGATCTACCACCTTGCTCACAAACTTCACCACATAGCTTCTCTCCTCGTTCACCATTTTGAAGTCCAGCCTGTCCGGCTCCACCGTCACTTCCACCTTGTCCGGCCTCGGATTCACAACTCTAGCCACGTACACCTCCGGCAATTCCGACACCTTGGTCAGAGTCCTCTTCACTACTTTCACATTGGTTCCATTCCCAAAGATCACCGCGAAGGATGGATAATTTAGATTCCCGGCTCCTCCTATAACAAACGTAGAACAGTCAGCCTTACTGGCACCAAACTTCCTCAACTGCTTCTCCGTATAATTCATAGCGCAGAGCAAGTCGATGTAGTCCTGGACGCCGGCATCATAGACGAGACCTGGATCCCTAGCCAATTGTGGGTGTACAAGGCCGGCGCCGAATGCCAGCGGCGTCTCAGGCTCCAAATTCTCATTCAAGATCTGCCGGTACTGGTTGTCGACCACAGCAGCCGTTGTCATTAATGCCGACCGGATCATGGCCGGAGACCACTCCCGGTGAGCTTGCCGGAGCAGCGCAGCAACGCCGGCTACATGAGGGCATGACATGGATGTGCCCGAAACTATATTAAATCTGCCCCTCCGCTTAATTCCGAGGAAAAGAGGCGCCTCAGGGGACCAGGCAGCGAGGATATTGATTCCAGGGGCGAGAATATCGGGTTTCAGGATCTCCGGCACGATGGCATTTGGGCCTCTTGACGAGAATTCGGCCACCATTGGAGCTCTATTCTCACCGACAATAGTTCGTTGTGAGAGTCCAAACCTTGCCTTTGGCTTCGAGGTGGAATTCATGTATGCCATTATCTTCCTCTCTTCCAAGTTATCCACTGTGAGAGCTGGCAATGTGAAGGCCATTGGGGTGATCCATCCCGTACCAAATACAATGTCGCTCCAGATCAGCCCAGCCCCTCCTACAGCTTGTATCTTGAGTCCAACATCATAGCCTTCTGCCTCTAAGCACAGGACGATCTTGCCCCTGACTAAACGCGGCACTATGGAGGATGCGGAGCAATATAGCATGTAAACAAGAGGGCGAAATGAAGTATTCGTCGGCTTGATCTTGTCGTAAAGAGACTTTCCAATGATGACGGTGCCGTCTCCCAGGGTGATGCTGGCGGGAAACGTGCGATCGAGAGAGCCTGCGCCCACCGTCGTAATCCATGGAGCCACGTTCGTCACCGACGAGCTGAAAGGCCCGGAATTCCCTGCGGAGCAGACGACCAAGATGCCTCTCCGAACTGCATTGAAGGCTCCGATGGCCAGGAGATCGCCATCGAAGGGATGCGCCTCATATGATCCGAGGGACAGAGAAAGGATGTCGACGCCGTCCTTCGCAGCACCATCCATGGCTGCAAGAATATCGGTATCCGGGCATCCACCATCTCCCGGCCAGCAAGCTTTGTACATGGCGACTCGAGCCCTTGGTGCCATTCCGCGGGCAGTCCCATTGGCAAAGCCGAAGAAGCTGGCGTTGGGTACCGGCGAGCCCGCGGCGGTGGATGAGGTGTGCGTGCCATGGCCGTCGTCATCCCTCGGAGATTGGAAATATTTATTCTTTCCACCGCCATCAAGCAACCCCAGAGAGCGTGTTCCGTTCAAGAACCACCTTGCACCAATGAGCTTCTTGTTGCAGAGACTCGGGCTGAAACGTTCCCCGCTCTCGCACTCGCCCTTCCATCGGGAGGGAACCTCTGGGAGGCCGTCGTCGTCGAAGCTTTCACTCTCGGGCCAGATGCCGCTGTCGACTAGGCCGATGATAACATCTTCGCCGAAGTTGGATTCAGGCCAGAGGCCGAAGTCGTGGTTTAGGCCAAGGAAGTCGGGGGATCTCGTGGTATGGAGCTGCTTGATGGTGTCCTTGTAGACACCGACGACTCCCGGGATTTCGGACACCTTCTCGGCTTCTTCCGAGGACAAAATGGCCGCGAAGCCATGCAGGATGGTGTCGTAAGTGTAGATGATATTATGGCTGTGTGTCTTGAcggaggtggtggtggtggtggtggtgttgGTGGAGGAGAGGGATTGGAGGATGGAAGAATACCACTGGATTTGGGTGGCCAAATGAGGAGGTCTAGAGAAGTTGTCAGTGTGGATGATATAGGTAGTGGCAGCAGTACCACTGGTGGTAATGTCAGGTTGTGGATGGGTAACGTGGGATAGGCTTAAAAGCGGTTGGAGGAACAAGGCAAAGGTGAGGAAGGACATGAAGAGAGCAGTGCTGAAACAAGCCATGGGCATTGTTTGCATGAGTTGCTCGGGCAAGAAAGAGTAGAGGGAATGACATACTTTTATAGGCCGTAGGAGATGTGGCGAGGGATAGAGTGATGTGAATAAAAATTGTGAGAGAAAACAAGGGGAATAAGAAAGGGAGAGGACGTAGTTAATGGCTTGTTTGTGCTTAGGTTTTTAACGTTCTATTTCAATTCATGTAGCATGTGGTGGTTGGGTTTCAAGCTCTGAAGAATATTGACCGCCACCAAAAGGGGTATAAATTAGGCAATAGGAGAGGCATTTTGATCCTCTGGTGTGGAAATTAAGCTGGTAGGTTTTGGTCACCAATACTCTGTGCATGGTGTAAGTGGTGCTGTTAACATCCATTGAAGCCACAGGGTGCACGTACGTGGTacgtaggatataatttctcctaCACCATGTGCATGGTAACGTTCTTTGGCTTTTGTTAGCTGGAGTCCAGGCCTTCCCCATGTCTCTAGTCCCAAAAGAAGGAAGAGGTGCATACAGTAAGCAATGATCCCGCTTTGGAAAAATAATTAAGTGCGGTTTGTCCACTAATTAAGAGCAATGCCACCTCTGAGGGCATTCAGAGGTAGGCCTCTTGAGCATTTCTCAAATACATATATACGTCTTCGCAGTTGTACACATCTCATTCTACAATAATTGGCAAAAGGAATATGATATTTATAGATTTTCTGACCCAAGTTACTACGAGCaagttctttttttcaaaaagaagatgTTATGCACAAGAAAGCAATAAAGGTTGTTGAAGCAAGGCACCTTAAAATGGCAGAGTTATAAGTGTAGGAGAATATTTGGTATAGGACTCACTGTCTCCTGTCTAGCTAATTGTTTCACATGAGAACAGAATTTGTTGTGAACTTATAAGATCACCTTTCATTGTCATAACCCATAGCACTTAACTAATTTGAAGCTTTAAATTACCATAGCACTTGACTACATGTAAAACTATCACAAGAaaaatcgtaaataattttttttttaaaaaacattttGTGCTTGAACATAGCTAGGTCCTAGAACCATGATAAAATTCATGTTGTCTTTTAACTTCATCAATGGATGTAGAGCAGATTGTACTGATGACAATTTTAGACCtgagcttttttttttggtggaagaaCTGAGCTTAATTTCAAGATCTTAATAATTAAGCGGCCTAAATGGATCATTAGCCCCAATGAGAATTTAGTCAATGCCTTCCAATCTCATTCACATTAAATGAAAATAGAATGGAATATTCTATCTTTGTGCTCATCCTAAGCTAATTAGTTGGCATTATACCTCGTTTATTTTACTTGGAGATCAGTGTAAGTTTTGGAGTGGAAGATTGTGGGTCCCAAAGGGTAGATTTGTTGAAAGAACATAAGTAGATAATATTTAAGAAGAGAAAATTAATGTCCAGCAATTTAAGCACAGTGTAATCTGATTGTTTTGTTTTGAGAATGATCAATTTCTTTTTCAGTCCTCGACCTGTGTTAGTGTGTGTAAAATTTAAAACATTTATAACTACATATAAAAATAAGCATAATGGTGTGAACATTAACAAATCCTAGTAGGGTATCAGGGAAAAAATCCCAAACAAAATATGGCCAACAACACACAGAAATATGAATAATTGTATGGAAGGTGTAAAATATGTGAGTTAAGAGCGAAATAGGTGTGAAAGAGAAGAGACACTGCATATATAGGTAGGAAGAGTTAAAAGTCTATGAAACAGAACGGATGGAAATAGAAAGTAGAAGATAAATTCAAATACATAGCTGAGGGAAGGAAGAAATAAACTATATAGGTGATTTCTATCTGCATTGAAGGAGATCCTTCTGGCTAATTTGTATGGGTGGTTCCAGCTTTCCAGTTGGCTGTGGCCTAAATTTGCTCCTTCGGAAAATTCCTATGCCTAGAGTTTTTATTTCGATCCACTTAAAGGATGTGGCTGGTCAAGCTCGAGATATGAAAAAATGTTGTGCTTCTAATTGTGGTTCATCTTACGCAACAGATATTATTCTAAATGTTCTATCGATCCTTCATAATGGTAATCTGAATTATTAGCTTTGGCAACCAACCATAGCATAACTTTAACCATCCTAAGTAGGTGGCAGAAGCGGAGTTAGTAAAAATTAATTGTTGTGTCTATGCGTAGAACATGAGCAAAAACAAACAAAAGATGAAAGAAGGCATCCTCTTATGTGGCATTGGAGCTCTCTCTCTCACCCCAATTTCTAGAACACCTAAAAGGTAGTGTCAAGTATAAGTTGAACCTCTACCCAATTTTACCTCACTCATTTTACCAATCAATATTAGTTTCAAGATAGTAGGATGGTGAGCATACTCACATCCAAAATTCAATCAAATGAGCAGAAGGTAGTGTTTTAACTAGGCACATAATGTTGGTGAATAGAGAGGCCTTTTGCATTTTATCCTCAAAAACTATTAACCATGGATATTTGTCTTGGGGCTGCGCACAAGAATTGGAAGACAGTGAATTTAAACCCCTATTGATCAATTCTCGCATTGCATATGTCGTTTGCAAGAAGAAATCTTTGCCTTTAAATGGAATCACTTGGAACATAAAAGCCATGGATGTCTTGAGAGGACAAAGGTACCATGAAAAAATTCGAAATTGTCCTTGAGATAAAGAATTCATCAACAAataagttaatttttttatttgggagTGCCATTTCGCAAATGGAAGAAGCACATCTCTATCCTGCCAGTAGATGATTCCATTTTCGGGGTAGTCTATCTCCATAGTCCTTTGGCAGGAGGATAGGGTAAATTATCATCGCAATTATTTCAATACCTTTCAGAAGagggggaaaaaaagaagaaaaaaaaaagctgcaATAAGGGGAGACAATTTGATTGGTGATGACTTAAACTCTACGATTATCGAATGACCTAAACAGCTCAAGTTCAGCATGAGATCGACTTCAAATGTCctcgaatcaaattttattaggaTGTAATTCAATCAAATCTGGTCCTAGTTCATGGGATCAAAAATTTCATGCCAAGCCTGCAAACTGACTCTACCAGACTTAGATCGACAAAACTCTAAATTCTTATATCACATcaattattatataattaatcatTAGATCTAATTCAGAAGGTGATAATTGGTTCAATTAGcatataatcaaattaaatcaagcttGAATTGAGCTTCATATAATCAGGCAAGCTTGGTTTAGGTGTGGATTGAACTAAAATCAAGCTTAGGTTGAACCAAGTTTTAACTAAGCTCAAATTGAAGTGTTATGGAAGTTTATTTGGACTAAGTAAATATTATCAAACAACTTGAAATGTACTAGAGTTTTGCTTAGTTCAAAATTAAGCTCAAAATAACCTTGATTAAATAACAAATAAAACAAACATGCTCGAAAATAATTTCAAGCCAAGCATGATCAAACTCCAGTTAAATCATTCTTGAAACTATAGCACCCCTGCAAACATCCAATGGTGATGATAGAATCATAGTCGATataccaaaataaaataaaaaaaataaaaagatcaaatttttgcgactattttttgaagattttctaTTCTTTTAAAGAAAAGGAAACTGTCGCTGCTGAAATTCGACCCAATGATGATGGATCTCGTTTGAAGATTTGAGTACATAGAGGGTGCTAATCGATCCACTCAACTTATAGTGGTTGAAAATGGAGCATCGATCTATTTTGGAGAGTTATGGAtttatataccaaaaaaaaataaaaaacttaccaaatttgctccgatggagcCTTTCAATGCCTAAGTTATACGAAACTTTGAAATAACagcaacaaaagaaaaatataagagaagattaaagtaaaatattattttattctgaTTGGCTTGATTTGGATCTACCTTCATCTCAGCCTTCTCAAGAATCGGGATAGTCCTTTTACCTTGGCCTTCTCAGGTTTGTCTTGAGAGGTCACCCTTTAAGAGGTTGACCTTGGGCTCCTAGCCTCGACCTTCTAAGATTGGGTTTGGGAGCTTAGCCTTTGAGAGTCAACCTTGGACTTCTCACCTTAGCCTCTGATTTGACAATGCGATCTTAGTTATCATCTCAGTCTCGACCTTCATCTCAGTTTTGGGCTTGGTAGCTCGGCATCAGGCTTTATCATCACCTCAGTCACGAGCATCTCCTTGTAGATTTGCTGacttcaaaaaaaatacaaaataaaggaTAAGAGGTTAAAAGCCGCTCACCATGAGATCTTTGAGCTATGGGAGCCTCTCCC
Coding sequences within it:
- the LOC105046459 gene encoding subtilisin-like protease SBT1.8, whose product is MQTMPMACFSTALFMSFLTFALFLQPLLSLSHVTHPQPDITTSGTAATTYIIHTDNFSRPPHLATQIQWYSSILQSLSSTNTTTTTTTSVKTHSHNIIYTYDTILHGFAAILSSEEAEKVSEIPGVVGVYKDTIKQLHTTRSPDFLGLNHDFGLWPESNFGEDVIIGLVDSGIWPESESFDDDGLPEVPSRWKGECESGERFSPSLCNKKLIGARWFLNGTRSLGLLDGGGKNKYFQSPRDDDGHGTHTSSTAAGSPVPNASFFGFANGTARGMAPRARVAMYKACWPGDGGCPDTDILAAMDGAAKDGVDILSLSLGSYEAHPFDGDLLAIGAFNAVRRGILVVCSAGNSGPFSSSVTNVAPWITTVGAGSLDRTFPASITLGDGTVIIGKSLYDKIKPTNTSFRPLVYMLYCSASSIVPRLVRGKIVLCLEAEGYDVGLKIQAVGGAGLIWSDIVFGTGWITPMAFTLPALTVDNLEERKIMAYMNSTSKPKARFGLSQRTIVGENRAPMVAEFSSRGPNAIVPEILKPDILAPGINILAAWSPEAPLFLGIKRRGRFNIVSGTSMSCPHVAGVAALLRQAHREWSPAMIRSALMTTAAVVDNQYRQILNENLEPETPLAFGAGLVHPQLARDPGLVYDAGVQDYIDLLCAMNYTEKQLRKFGASKADCSTFVIGGAGNLNYPSFAVIFGNGTNVKVVKRTLTKVSELPEVYVARVVNPRPDKVEVTVEPDRLDFKMVNEERSYVVKFVSKVVDPGEMEYGYIIWENDVHQVKSPVVFMWE